DNA from Candidatus Nezhaarchaeota archaeon:
CTGGGCGCGTCTTAGACGAGACGATGAACATGCTCTACATAGAGACGCCGCGAGGAATTAGGGCAGTGCCTAAGGAGACCTCCACCTTCCTATTTACTCTCCCGACTGGGGAGCACGTAGAAGTTGAGGGGTGGGCGATTAGGGCGAGGCCAGAGGATCGTATTAAGCGCAGGGTTAAGAAGGCTAGGCGCAAGTAGGCTGTTCTTAGCATAGTCGCGGAAAGGCTTAAACTAGCCGCTTAAGTGAGGTGGGGGTGTGTCGAAGCTACCTAGGCCTGGCATACCCGGCGTAGAGCCCCCTGAGTCTAGCTGTACTGATCCAAACTGCCCCTTCCATGGAGCCCTACCCGTTAGAGGCATGCTACTAAGGGGGAGGGTGGTAAGCACAGCGCGTAGAGGAACTATTACGGTGCTACGCGAGTACTTGCACTACGTACCTAAGTATAAGCGCTACGAGCGGCGCCGGAGTAAGATTAGTGCGCACTGCCCCCCCTGTGTTAAGGTGGAGAAGGAGGATGAAGTGGTAATAGGCGAGTGTAGACCTCTTGCGAAGACAGTGAGCTTCGTTGTCCTAGGCAAGGCCAAGCCCGGCGGAGTTTAGCAGAGCCTATAGCTAAGAAAGCTTTAATCTATCCCTTAAGAGCTAACCACGTCTTCGAGTGGGGTAGGTTGGCTAAGAGAGGGTTAAAGGGAGCCGTCGGTATAACCTACAGGCCCAGGATAACACCCGGGCTCTCAGTAGGCAGTATTGTTAAGTGCGCTGATAATAGCGGAGCCCAGGAGGTTAGGATCATCGGCGTCATTGGACGTAAGGCCAGGCATCGAAGACTCCCAGCGGCTGCCGTCGGAGATATGGTCGTGGTCTCCGTCCGTAAGGGTAAGCCTGAGCTTAAAAAACAAATTCTAAAGGCAGTAGTCATAAGGCAGCGGAAGCCCTATAGACGAATGAACGGCGTGTGGGTCCAGTTTGAAGACAACGCAGTAGTCATTGTTAGCCCTGAGGGAGAACCTAAGGGGACAGAGATTCGAGGCGTTGTAGCCAAGGAGGCTGCCGAAAGGTGGCCTAAGATAGCTGCCCTGACGACCATGGTGGTGTAGCTTGAGCACTAAGTCTCATAAGCCTAGTAGGCAGCGCAAGGCCCTTTTCA
Protein-coding regions in this window:
- a CDS encoding ribonuclease P protein component 1; its protein translation is MKRSLRRVAMDVSPRNLVHHELIGLEVKVVSSSHSGYVGMAGRVLDETMNMLYIETPRGIRAVPKETSTFLFTLPTGEHVEVEGWAIRARPEDRIKRRVKKARRK
- a CDS encoding 50S ribosomal protein L14; the protein is MAKRGLKGAVGITYRPRITPGLSVGSIVKCADNSGAQEVRIIGVIGRKARHRRLPAAAVGDMVVVSVRKGKPELKKQILKAVVIRQRKPYRRMNGVWVQFEDNAVVIVSPEGEPKGTEIRGVVAKEAAERWPKIAALTTMVV
- a CDS encoding 30S ribosomal protein S17; amino-acid sequence: MSKLPRPGIPGVEPPESSCTDPNCPFHGALPVRGMLLRGRVVSTARRGTITVLREYLHYVPKYKRYERRRSKISAHCPPCVKVEKEDEVVIGECRPLAKTVSFVVLGKAKPGGV